The following coding sequences are from one Lolium rigidum isolate FL_2022 chromosome 6, APGP_CSIRO_Lrig_0.1, whole genome shotgun sequence window:
- the LOC124658875 gene encoding zinc finger BED domain-containing protein RICESLEEPER 2-like produces the protein MAMEAGAAPPLRSPTQLPVSTAGTAPPSPLHPSAPPNLSSPVTSNPPVEQPSGEICEQPHEPVHAHEEEQDGRLVREKEQGCSKIRQTKSRKKTMQVQDAHANDLSQTVGGKRSVSHASESSRPRKVARTIKSKESKKLGKKLPPIVSGSPIINMIARRKVQSSNLHARTPSTTRTLKSPSSHALSPTSGHDTPVSLHALSPVPRHDTPATLHDRLLPATTHGSKRRPRKLTSIIWKEAEPIYINGFLMQGQCKYCNNIFPASKVSGTSQLARHLKLCEVKCSMDGVIKQIRNSDEIDPDWKFDQENARTELLKLVVLHGLPFSFVEYAGFRKFCASINPWFKPISRVTLQNDCIAAYHQFRSYNENFFMKCNHRVSLTGDMWTSNQKLGYFCITCHWIDSKWKVKHRIIRFCLLETPHDAWNMFDVVLTSIRDWNIENKICSFTLDNAEVNTKMISHLRKNLVDRNLIHHKGKLLHIRCAAHVLNLIVQDGLKTMDSVVDNVRNSVKYIRSSQYRIEQFDKLVLQAGIDCKHQPSLDVSTRWNSTYLMLESILPFRKVFETLQNQEPSYTFGPSDKEWEMVLDICQLLKVFCHATNVISGSDYPTSNLYFLEIWSVKVVLDEQEKSSNPTVRIMVKEMKKKFHKYFMESYLTNCVPVILDPRFKMELVELRLKKYFGVGADKHIQEVKEAIMALFLAYGAEIEENIIIQSQEKNGEEAGLVDDALSDFDEHVKLKKAKSHNELQRYLEEDFHPRTPDFDILKWWAVNSPRYPILGSIARDVLAVPASTVASESAFSTCGRVITDHRTSLGADSVEALMCYGDWIRRGEPFCEESEPHEVS, from the exons ATGGCGATGGAGGCTGGCGCCGCCCCACCCCTCCGCTCCCCCACTCAACTCCCCGTCTCCACCGCCGGAACAGCTCCACCGTCGCCGCTCCATCCCTCCGCTCCCCCCAacctctcttctcccgtcacctcCAACCCGCCCGTTGAGCAGCCGTCCGGCGAGATCTGTGAGCAACCACATGAGCCCGTCCATGCCcatgaggaggagcaggacgGCCGTCTGGTGCGGGAGAAGGAGCAGGGATGCAGCAAGATTCGTCAGACGAAGAGCCGGAAGAAG ACCATGCAAGTACAAGATGCACATGCCAATGATCTCTCTCAAACCGTAGGGGGCAAAAGATCTGTATCTCATGCAAGTGAAAGCTCAAGGCCAAGAAAGGTTGCAAGGACTATCAAGTCAAAA GAATCCAAAAAGTTGGGAAAAAAATTGCCTCCAATTGTTTCGGGGTCTCCTATAATAAATATGATTGCTAGAAGAAAAGTGCAATCATCAAATTTACATGCAAGAACTCCAAGTACAACCCGGACTTTGAAGTCCCCTTCTTCGCATGCTCTCTCGCCTACTTCTGGACATGATACTCCAGTCTCTTTGCATGCTCTCTCACCTGTTCCTAGACATGATACTCCAGCTACTTTGCATGATCGTCTCTTGCCTGCTACTACCCATG GATCCAAACGCAGACCACGCAAGTTGACCTCTATCATTTGGAAGGAGGCCGAGCCAATATACATTAATGGATTTCTAATGCAAGGCCAATGCAAGTATTGCAACAATATCTTTCCAGCCTCTAAGGTATCAGGTACCAGTCAACTTGCTAGGCACTTGAAGCTATGTGAGGTCAAATGTTCAATGGATGGGGTGATTAAACAAATCAGAAATTCTGATGAAATAGACCCTGATTGGAAATTTGACCAAGAAAATGCAAGGACCGAGCTTCTCAAGTTAGTTGTCTTGCATGGTCTGCCTTTCTCCTTTGTTGAGTATGCTGGCTTTAGGAAATTCTGTGCATCAATAAATCCCTGGTTCAAACCAATTAGTAGAGTAACACTTCAAAATGATTGCATCGCAGCTTACCATCAGTTTAGGAGTTACAATGAAAATTTCTTCATGAAATGCAATCATAGAGTATCATTAACCGGGGACATGTGGACTTCAAACCAGAAACTTGGGTATTTTTGTATCACATGTCACTGGATTGATAGCAAATGGAAAGTTAAGCATCGAATCATAAGATTTTGTCTACTCGAAACACCCCATGATGCTTGGAATATGTTTGATGTGGTATTGACGAGCATTCGTGATTGGAACATTGAGAATAAGATATGTAGTTTCACACTCGATAATGCGGAAGTAAACACCAAGATGATTAGCCATCTCAGAAAAAATCTTGTTGATCGAAACCTTATCCATCATAAAGGAAAACTTCTACACATTAGGTGTGCAGCGCATGTGCTAAATCTAATAGTGCAAGATGGACTAAAAACCATGGATTCTGTTGTGGACAACGTCAGAAATAGTGTGAAGTACATCAGAAGTTCTCAGTATAGAATAGAACAATTTGACAAGTTGGTTCTGCAAGCTGGAATAGACTGCAAACATCAGCCTTCACTAGATGTATCTACAAGATGGAACTCCACGTACCTTATGCTCGAGTCCATTTTACCATTCAGAAAAGTCTTCGAGACCTTGCAAAACCAAGAGCCAAGTTACACATTTGGTCCTTCAGACAAGGAATGGGAAATGGTTTTAGATATTTGTCAGCTTCTGAAAGTATTCTGCCATGCGACCAATGTCATTTCAGGCTCAGACTACCCTACATCCAATCTCTACTTCCTCGAAATCTGGAGCGTGAAAGTGGTACTAGATGAACAGGAAAAGAGCAGCAATCCTACAGTCAGAATCATGGTCAAAGAAATGAAGAAGAAATTTCATAAGTACTTCATGGAGTCATACTTGACAAACTGTGTACCGGTGATTCTGGATCCAAGGTTTAAAATGGAGCTTGTTGAGTTGCGATTGAAAAAATACTTTGGAGTTGGTGCGGATAAACATATCCAAGAAGTAAAGGAGGCTATCATGGCCTTATTTCTTGCATATGGTGCTGAAATTGAAGAGAATATTATTATCCAGTCACAAGAGAAAAATGGTGAAGAAGCTGGTTTGGTGGATGATGCCCTTTCAGATTTTGATGAGCATGTGAAGCTTAAGAAAGCTAAAAGCCACAATGAGCTGCAACGCTACCTAGAGGAAGACTTTCATCCCCGTACACCAGACTTCGACATTCTAAAATGGTGGGCTGTGAACTCTCCAAGGTATCCAATACTTGGCAGTATTGCTCGTGATGTACTGGCTGTTCCAGCTTCGACTGTTGCATCTGAGTCCGCGTTTAGCACGTGCGGAAGAGTTATAACCGATCACAGAACTAGCCTTGGAGCTGATAGTGTTGAGGCATTGATGTGTTATGGGGATTGGATTAGGCGTGGTG AACCTTTTTGCGAAGAAAGCGAACCTCATGAGGTTTCGTGA